GTGGCGTGCTGCTTCAGTTTGAACGGGAAGCCGGTGGCCAGAATGGTGCCATCCAGGTCGCGGGCGGTGCCGCCGCGCAGACGGTAGCCGTTCAGCTGTGCACCCTGGCCGCGTACGGCGCTGTACAGTTCATTACGCATTGGATCGTAAACCACCGCCACTTCGGTGCGGCCTTTGATGCGCACGGCGATAGAAACAGAGAAGTGAGGCAGGCGTTTGATGAAGTTGGTGGTGCCATCCAGAGGGTCGATAATCCACTGCACATCCTGGTCTTCACCGGCTAACTCACCACTCTCTTCGGTAATGATGGTGTGTTTTGGGTATGACTTGCGAATCACCTCAATAATCTGGCGTTCGGCTTCGCGATCAACATTAGTAACAAAGTCGTTGCTGCCTTTCTGGCTGGCTTCGACTGCGTCCGGGGTTTCATAGTTCTTGGCAATTACGTTACCGGCCTTGCGCGCAGCGCGCACGGCGATGTTGAGCATCGGATGCATGTATCGTCTCACTGGATGTTAAAGAACATTTTGACCGGCACATCTGGTGCTGCCACTGCGTTGGCTGCGTTTACTCACCCGAGTCGCTTACTGGAGTAAGCTCACGGGATTCGCGCTCTTGCCGCCTTGTTGCAGCATCAGCTGTTTGGTCAAAATTTGCGATTTGATTATAAAGCGGCGCGTAGTATAGCAGGACAAAAAAGAAAAAGTCCCGGAAATATGTTAGCATCGCCAAATTATTCCTCAACCTGACTCTCTCATGCTGCAAAATATCCGAATCGTACTGGTAGAAACCTCCCACACCGGCAACATGGGTTCCGTCGCGCGCGCGATGAAAACCATGGGCTTAACCAACCTTTACCTCGTCAACCCGCTGGTGAAACCGGACTCGCAGGCGATCGCGCTGGCCGCCGGTGCCAGCGACGTGATCGGCGACGCGAAAATTGTCGATACGCTGGATGACGCCATCGCCGGCTGTTCGCTGGTGGTCGGCACCAGCGCCCGCTCGCGTTCGCTGCCGTGGCCGATGCTCGACCCGCGCGAATGCGGACTGAAAAGCGTGGCAGAGGGGCAGCAGGCGCCGGTGGCGCTGGTGTTTGGCCGCGAACGTACCGGGCTGACCAACGACGAACTGCAGAAGTGCCACTACCACGTAGCGATCGCCGCTAACCCGGAGTACAGCTCGCTGAACCTGGCGATGGCGGTGCAGATTATCGCCTATGAAGTGCGCATGGCGTGGCTGCAGGCGCAGGAAGGCGAGCAGGTGGCGGCGGCAGAAGAATCCCCGTACCCGCTGGTTGATGACCTGGAGCGTTTCTACCAGCATATGGAGAAGATGATGCTGGCCAGCGGCTTTATCCGCGAAAACGCGCCTGGCCAGGTAATGAGCAAAATGCGTCGCCTGTTTACCCGCGCGCGTCCGGAGCGTGACGAGCTGGCGATTCTGCGCGGCATGCTCTCCTCGCTGGAAAAACGCCAGGGCGAGTAGGGGTATCGGGCCTAAAAACGGCGGATAATAGTTGAGTGGATTACCAGGTTAAATAGTTGAGTGTTTTAGTCAGATAAATACTTGACTGTTTTACTCGGGAATGTAAAACTTCGACCATCTTTTGAGAACATCCCTACCGGATTACCACTGAGGTTGATACACCATGAGACTGACATCCAAAGGCCGTTACGCTGTTACCGCTATGCTTGATGTTGCACTGCACTCTCACCAGGGGCCGGTGCCGTTAGCGGATATCTCAGAGCGTCAGGGTATCTCCCTCTCTTACCTGGAGCAGCTGTTCTCCCGCCTGCGTAAGAACGGTCTGGTGGCCAGCGTTCGTGGTCCGGGCGGTGGTTATCTGCTGGGTAAAGACTCTGACGCGATTGCGGTCGGCGCGGTGATCACCGCCGTTGATGAATCGGTTGACGCCACCAAGTGCCAGGGTAAAGAAGGCTGCCAGGGCGGCGAAAAGTGCCTGACCCACGTGCTGTGGCGCGATCTGAGCGAGCGCATCAGCGACTTCCTCAACAACATTACGCTGGCTGAGCTGGTTAACAACCAGGAGATCCTGGAAGTGGCCGACCGTCAGAACAGCAACGAAATCCGTCGCGTGCCAAACGGCCGCATTCAGGATACGATTGATATTCGCCTGCGCGCCTGATCGCAGTCCGGGCGGGGTGCTCCCGCCCCCGGAATGACCCTTTACCGCTGACACTTTGGCCCGCTGGCCGGGGTGATAACGGTGAAGGGTTTTGGTTTTTACCGCCAGGTAAGCCACGCCGGGGTTCAGCCGCTGAACCGGTCACCGACTTCGCCGTGCAGGTATGAACCCATGTACGGAGCTTTCCCGCAATGAAATTACCGATCTACCTCGATTACTCCGCCACTACCCCGGCCGATCCGCGCGTTGCCGCAAAAATGATGCAGTGCCTGACCCAGGACGGGACTTTTGGTAACCCGGCCTCGCGCTCGCACCGTTACGGCTGGCAGGCGGAAGAGGCGGTGGACGTGGCGCGTAACCAGGTTGCTGAACTGGTGGGAGCCGATCCGCGCGAAATCGTTTTTACCTCCGGTGCCACCGAAGCCAATAACCTGGCGATCAAGGGCGCAGCCACCGCCAATCCTGAGAAAGGCCGCCACATCGTTACCTGTACCACCGAGCACAAGGCGGTGCTGGACACCTGCGCGCAGCTGGAGCAGCAGGGGTTCAGCGTCACTTATCTGAACCCAAACGCCAGCGGCCTGCTGACGCTGGAGCAGGTTAAAGACGCGCTGCGCGACGACACCGTGCTGGTGTCGATCATGCACGTCAACAACGAAATCGGCGTGGTGCAGGATATTGCCGCCATCGGCGAGATGTGCCGCGCCCGCGGCATCCTGTTCCACGTCGATGCCACCCAGAGCGTCGGCAAGCTGCCTGTCGACCTCGGCGCACTGCCGGTCGATTTGATGTCCTTCTCGGCGCACAAGCTGTATGGCCCGAAAGGCATCGGCGCACTTTACGTCAGCCGTAAACCGCGGGTGCTGCTGGACGCGCAGATCCACGGCGGTGGCCACGAGCGCGGCATGCGCTCCGGTACCCTGCCGGTGCACCAGATCGTCGGTATGGGCGAAGCCTACCGTATTGCCCGCGAAGAGATGCAGGTAGAAATGGCGCGGCTGGGCACGCTGCGCAGCCGCCTGTGGCAGGGGCTGAACCAGCTCGACCAGGTATTTGTCAACGGCCAGCTGGAGGGCGGATCGCCGGCCATTCTCAACGTCAGCTTCGGCTACGTCGACGGTGAGTCGCTGATTATGATGCTGAAGGATCTGGCGGTCTCGACCGGGTCGGCCTGCACCTCGGCCAGTATGGAGCCCTCTTACGTGCTGCGGGCGATCGGCCTCAGCGACGCGCTGGCGCACAGCTCGATCCGCTTCTCCCTTGGGCGTTTCACGACTGAAGAAGAGATCGACTACAGCATTGCGCTGGTGTGTAAATCAGTCTCCCGACTGCGGGAGCTGTCAGCGGAATGGCAGGCGTTTCAGGCCGAACGGCAGCGCACCCCGACCCTGTAACGGTGGTTGACCCCAACGGGCGGCAAATATGCCGCCCGTTTTTTTACGGTGAAAGCGGCTGAACGCATCCACCGAAAACATTCCCCGCCGTTTTCTGATAGTCTGATGTAAAACAACAAACAACTAATGTGAACCGTCGGCCCTGAACAGCGCCGGCGCGCACGATAAAACCGATCAAGGAGCCTGTGATGACCACCCCTGTGATGACCCTTACCCTGTCCACGGCCAAGGCCGACCCGCGCTGGGGCGAAAAAGCGATCCTCAGCAGCAACGACAGCGGGATCACCCTTCATACCCACGGCGGCGACGTGCTGGCCACTATCCAGCGCGCGGCGCGTAAAATCGACGGCCAGGGCATCCGCCACGTCAGCCTGAGCGGCGACGGCTGGGATCTGGAGAGCTGCTGGGCCTTCTGGCAGGGCTTTCGTGGCCCGAAAGGCGAACGTCAGGTGACGTGGCCGACGCTGGCCGACGCCGATCGCCAGGAGCTGGAAAATCGGCTGAAAATTATCGACTGGGTGCGCGACACCATCAACCTGCCGGCGGAAGATCTTGGCCCGGAGCAGCTGGCGACCCGCGCGGTCGATCTGCTGTGCGAAGTGACCTGTGATGGCGTTAACTACCGCATCATCAAGGGTGACGATCTGCGCCACCAGAACTACAGCGGCCTGCACACCGTCGGCCGTGGCTCTACCCGCAGCCCGGTGCTGCTGACGCTGGACTACAATCCGGGCGGCAACGACGACACCCCGGTTTACGCCTGCCTGGTCGGCAAAGGCATCACCTTTGATACCGGCGGCTACAGCCTGAAGCAGAGCGGCTTTATGGACTCGATGAAGTCCGATATGGGCGGTGCCGCCACCCTGACCGGCGCGCTGGCGCTGGCGATCGTGCGTGGCCTCAACAAGCGCGTGAAGCTGATTCTGTGCTGTGCCGACAATATGGTCAGCGGTAACGCCTTCCGCCTCGGCGACATCATTCGCTACCGCAACGGCAAAAGTGTCGAAGTGATGAACACCGACGCCGAAGGGCGGCTGGTGCTGGCCGATGGCCTGATCGACGCCAGCGCATTAAAGCCGGAGCTGATTATTGACGCGGCTACCCTGACCGGCGCGGCGAAGACCGCGCTGGGCAACGACTATCACGCGCTGTTCAGCTTCGACGATGCGCTGGCGCAGCAGCTGCTGACCGCCGCCGCCGGTGAAAACGAAGCCTTCTGGCGCCTGCCGCTGGCCGAGTTCCACCGCAGCCAGCTGCCGTCTAATTTCGCCGACCTGAACAACATCGCCAGCCCGGCGCACTCGGCCGGTGCCAGCACCGCCGCCGCTTT
This portion of the Erwinia sp. E602 genome encodes:
- a CDS encoding IscS subfamily cysteine desulfurase — its product is MKLPIYLDYSATTPADPRVAAKMMQCLTQDGTFGNPASRSHRYGWQAEEAVDVARNQVAELVGADPREIVFTSGATEANNLAIKGAATANPEKGRHIVTCTTEHKAVLDTCAQLEQQGFSVTYLNPNASGLLTLEQVKDALRDDTVLVSIMHVNNEIGVVQDIAAIGEMCRARGILFHVDATQSVGKLPVDLGALPVDLMSFSAHKLYGPKGIGALYVSRKPRVLLDAQIHGGGHERGMRSGTLPVHQIVGMGEAYRIAREEMQVEMARLGTLRSRLWQGLNQLDQVFVNGQLEGGSPAILNVSFGYVDGESLIMMLKDLAVSTGSACTSASMEPSYVLRAIGLSDALAHSSIRFSLGRFTTEEEIDYSIALVCKSVSRLRELSAEWQAFQAERQRTPTL
- the trmJ gene encoding tRNA (cytosine(32)/uridine(32)-2'-O)-methyltransferase TrmJ, producing MLQNIRIVLVETSHTGNMGSVARAMKTMGLTNLYLVNPLVKPDSQAIALAAGASDVIGDAKIVDTLDDAIAGCSLVVGTSARSRSLPWPMLDPRECGLKSVAEGQQAPVALVFGRERTGLTNDELQKCHYHVAIAANPEYSSLNLAMAVQIIAYEVRMAWLQAQEGEQVAAAEESPYPLVDDLERFYQHMEKMMLASGFIRENAPGQVMSKMRRLFTRARPERDELAILRGMLSSLEKRQGE
- the pepB gene encoding aminopeptidase PepB, translating into MTTPVMTLTLSTAKADPRWGEKAILSSNDSGITLHTHGGDVLATIQRAARKIDGQGIRHVSLSGDGWDLESCWAFWQGFRGPKGERQVTWPTLADADRQELENRLKIIDWVRDTINLPAEDLGPEQLATRAVDLLCEVTCDGVNYRIIKGDDLRHQNYSGLHTVGRGSTRSPVLLTLDYNPGGNDDTPVYACLVGKGITFDTGGYSLKQSGFMDSMKSDMGGAATLTGALALAIVRGLNKRVKLILCCADNMVSGNAFRLGDIIRYRNGKSVEVMNTDAEGRLVLADGLIDASALKPELIIDAATLTGAAKTALGNDYHALFSFDDALAQQLLTAAAGENEAFWRLPLAEFHRSQLPSNFADLNNIASPAHSAGASTAAAFLSHFVSDYKKGWLHIDCSATYRKGAVDQWAAGATGLGVRTVANLLLAKA
- the suhB gene encoding inositol-1-monophosphatase, whose product is MHPMLNIAVRAARKAGNVIAKNYETPDAVEASQKGSNDFVTNVDREAERQIIEVIRKSYPKHTIITEESGELAGEDQDVQWIIDPLDGTTNFIKRLPHFSVSIAVRIKGRTEVAVVYDPMRNELYSAVRGQGAQLNGYRLRGGTARDLDGTILATGFPFKLKQHATPYINIVGKLFTQCADFRRTGSAALDLAYVAAGRVDGYFEIGLKPWDFAAGELLVREAGGLVTDFVGAHGYMHSGNIVAGNPRVVKSLLAAMRDELSEALKR
- the iscR gene encoding Fe-S cluster assembly transcriptional regulator IscR, with product MRLTSKGRYAVTAMLDVALHSHQGPVPLADISERQGISLSYLEQLFSRLRKNGLVASVRGPGGGYLLGKDSDAIAVGAVITAVDESVDATKCQGKEGCQGGEKCLTHVLWRDLSERISDFLNNITLAELVNNQEILEVADRQNSNEIRRVPNGRIQDTIDIRLRA